A single genomic interval of Brevibacillus brevis harbors:
- a CDS encoding MBL fold metallo-hydrolase, with protein MNQIHFLAISFMYNGSAQVITPVLLKDEHEMILVDCGYPDFLLLLQEAAHKQQLTLDDLTKVIVTHHDMDHIGSLAALKRSYPHLEIITFESEAPYIAGQKTSLRLEQAEATLDHLSSGEKQHAKEFIRFLQSIEPTAVDRTVTNHELLPWCGGIEIIHTPGHMPGHISLYLIASKTLIAGDAVVIENGRLEIANPSYTLDMQEAIRSVRRLLEYDIEQLICYHGGLFQGDVKQALRELVQASDPTQEVLNG; from the coding sequence ATGAACCAGATTCACTTTCTCGCCATTTCGTTTATGTACAATGGATCTGCACAGGTCATTACCCCGGTGCTGCTGAAGGATGAACATGAAATGATCCTTGTCGACTGTGGTTATCCAGATTTTTTGCTACTGCTTCAGGAGGCCGCACACAAGCAACAGCTTACGCTCGACGACCTTACGAAGGTCATTGTGACACATCACGATATGGATCACATCGGATCTTTGGCAGCGTTAAAAAGAAGCTATCCACACCTCGAAATCATCACCTTCGAATCCGAAGCACCATACATCGCCGGACAAAAAACTTCTTTGCGATTGGAGCAGGCCGAAGCAACACTGGACCATCTGTCGTCGGGTGAAAAGCAGCACGCTAAGGAATTTATTCGCTTTTTGCAGTCCATCGAGCCCACTGCGGTTGATCGAACCGTAACGAATCACGAACTCCTTCCTTGGTGTGGTGGCATCGAGATCATTCACACACCTGGACATATGCCGGGACATATTTCGTTGTATTTGATCGCAAGCAAAACGCTGATTGCCGGAGATGCTGTTGTAATCGAAAACGGTAGACTCGAAATCGCCAATCCGTCCTATACGCTGGATATGCAGGAAGCGATTCGCTCTGTCCGCCGCTTACTCGAATATGACATCGAGCAATTGATTTGCTATCACGGTGGATTGTTTCAAGGGGACGTCAAACAAGCGCTGCGGGAACTAGTCCAAGCCTCCGACCCGACCCAGGAGGTTTTGAACGGATGA
- a CDS encoding CD3324 family protein has translation MKYKNAQDLLPDDLLRQIQHYVQGSYLYIPIHHENKRQWGASTDTKQCLSERNQAIWQAFHEGASVKMLAQKHYLTEHSIRRIIRGHK, from the coding sequence ATGAAATACAAAAATGCACAAGACCTATTGCCAGACGATCTGCTTCGTCAAATTCAGCATTATGTACAAGGAAGTTACTTGTACATCCCGATCCACCACGAAAACAAACGACAATGGGGCGCCTCCACAGACACAAAGCAATGCCTAAGCGAGCGCAATCAAGCGATTTGGCAGGCATTTCACGAAGGGGCTTCTGTCAAAATGCTCGCCCAGAAACATTACTTGACCGAACACAGTATTCGGCGCATTATTCGTGGACATAAATGA
- a CDS encoding zinc ribbon domain-containing protein, giving the protein MSATGGGLSRMLNVQYQVYDVISCVNCGYSEMYKRNSSSTMNIVDLFFG; this is encoded by the coding sequence ATGTCCGCTACAGGCGGTGGCTTATCGCGCATGTTGAATGTTCAGTATCAGGTATATGATGTAATCAGTTGCGTGAATTGCGGTTATAGTGAAATGTATAAACGAAATTCTTCGTCAACGATGAATATTGTAGATTTGTTTTTCGGATAG
- a CDS encoding prohibitin family protein, with amino-acid sequence MSDKNVVKMSPFQAGGKLIATIVILVALVLLGTQSFTIISAGHSGVVLQLGAVQPKVLQEGMHFKIPFIQTVVPMEVRVQKSEMSQTSASRDLQTVSTTIAVNHHLDAENVNKLYQQVGLEYNSRIVDPAIAESFKAVTAQYTAEELVSKRSEVSQKVKEVLHKKLSNYNIILDEINIREFTFSDEFNRAIESKQVAEQQALKSKLDLERIKIEKEQEITRAEAQAQALRLQKQEVTPELIQLRQIEAQLEAIRKWDGKLPNVTGGATPFINVGAP; translated from the coding sequence ATGAGCGACAAAAATGTTGTAAAAATGAGTCCCTTTCAAGCAGGAGGAAAGCTGATCGCCACGATTGTGATACTGGTCGCGTTGGTCTTGCTTGGCACGCAATCTTTTACGATTATTTCCGCTGGGCATAGTGGAGTTGTGCTGCAACTGGGAGCGGTACAGCCAAAAGTGCTGCAAGAGGGTATGCATTTTAAAATTCCGTTCATCCAAACCGTGGTACCGATGGAAGTGCGGGTACAAAAATCAGAAATGAGCCAGACATCCGCTTCACGTGACCTGCAAACCGTATCTACGACGATTGCTGTTAACCATCATTTGGATGCAGAAAATGTCAATAAGCTGTATCAGCAAGTGGGATTGGAGTACAATAGCCGAATTGTTGATCCTGCCATTGCCGAATCATTTAAAGCCGTGACCGCTCAATACACAGCAGAAGAACTGGTATCCAAGCGTTCCGAGGTCAGCCAAAAGGTAAAAGAAGTCCTGCATAAAAAGCTGTCAAATTATAACATTATCCTCGACGAAATCAATATTCGCGAGTTTACATTCAGTGATGAATTCAACCGCGCCATTGAATCCAAGCAGGTGGCCGAGCAGCAAGCGCTCAAATCGAAGCTGGATCTAGAGCGGATCAAGATCGAGAAAGAGCAAGAAATCACGAGAGCAGAAGCTCAGGCACAAGCACTGCGGCTGCAAAAGCAAGAGGTTACGCCAGAGCTGATTCAGCTCAGACAGATTGAGGCGCAACTCGAAGCGATCCGCAAATGGGATGGAAAGCTGCCGAACGTAACGGGTGGAGCTACTCCGTTTATCAACGTGGGTGCCCCATAA
- the ahpF gene encoding alkyl hydroperoxide reductase subunit F, with amino-acid sequence MALDQEIKAQLEQYLELLEGDIVLKVSAGTDEASSEMLALIDELASMSLKISVEKAELTRTPSFSVNRVGEDTGVVFAGTPLGHEFTSLVLALLQVSGRAPKVEQSVIDQIKDLRGEYKFESYISLSCHNCPDVVQALNLMSIFNPGITHTMIDGAVFKDEVESKNVMAVPSVFLNGEFFESGRMTVEEILAKLGSAPDASEFDNKDPYDVLVVGGGPAGASAAIYAARKGIRTGLVAERLGGQVNDTLGIENFISVKYIEGPQLAANLEKQVKEYGIDVMKLQRAKRLEKKDLIEIELENGAVLKSKTVILSTGARWRNLGVPGEAEFKNKGVAYCPHCDGPLFIGKDVAVVGGGNSGVEAAIDLAGIVKHVTVLEFSPELKADAVLQDRLYSLPNVTVLKNVQTKEITGTDKVNGISYIERETGETKHIELQGVFVQIGLVPNTDWLGDTIERTRFGEIVVDSHGSTNIPGVFAAGDCTNSAYKQIIISMGSGATAALGAFDYLIRN; translated from the coding sequence ATGGCCCTTGACCAAGAAATCAAAGCGCAACTAGAACAATATCTCGAGCTCTTGGAAGGCGATATTGTACTCAAAGTCAGTGCAGGCACCGATGAGGCATCTTCTGAGATGCTTGCACTGATTGATGAGTTAGCCAGCATGTCTTTGAAGATCAGTGTGGAGAAGGCAGAACTAACTCGCACACCTAGCTTTAGCGTAAACCGTGTCGGTGAAGATACTGGCGTCGTTTTTGCTGGTACTCCACTGGGTCACGAATTTACTTCCTTGGTATTGGCTCTCTTGCAAGTTAGCGGAAGAGCTCCAAAGGTTGAGCAAAGTGTCATTGATCAAATCAAAGACCTTCGTGGTGAATATAAGTTCGAATCTTACATCAGCTTGAGTTGCCACAATTGTCCAGATGTTGTCCAAGCTCTGAACTTGATGAGTATCTTCAATCCTGGTATTACTCATACAATGATTGACGGTGCCGTATTCAAGGACGAGGTAGAGAGCAAAAACGTGATGGCTGTGCCAAGCGTTTTCCTCAATGGTGAATTTTTCGAAAGCGGTCGTATGACAGTGGAGGAAATTCTTGCCAAGCTGGGTTCTGCTCCGGACGCATCCGAGTTTGACAATAAAGACCCTTATGATGTGCTTGTTGTGGGCGGTGGCCCAGCAGGTGCTAGTGCGGCGATTTATGCAGCACGCAAAGGGATTCGTACTGGTCTCGTTGCTGAACGTCTTGGCGGTCAAGTCAATGACACATTGGGCATCGAGAACTTCATCAGTGTGAAATACATTGAAGGTCCTCAGCTCGCAGCCAACTTGGAAAAGCAAGTAAAAGAGTATGGCATTGATGTCATGAAGCTGCAACGTGCCAAGCGTTTGGAAAAGAAGGATCTGATCGAAATTGAACTCGAAAACGGCGCTGTTCTGAAGAGTAAGACAGTCATCTTGTCGACAGGTGCTCGCTGGCGGAATCTCGGTGTACCGGGTGAAGCAGAGTTCAAGAACAAGGGTGTAGCTTATTGCCCTCACTGCGATGGTCCTTTGTTCATAGGTAAAGATGTCGCAGTTGTTGGCGGCGGTAATTCAGGTGTGGAAGCAGCGATTGATCTCGCAGGTATTGTAAAACATGTAACGGTTCTGGAATTCTCGCCAGAGCTGAAAGCTGATGCGGTATTGCAAGATCGTCTTTACAGTCTGCCGAATGTCACTGTACTCAAAAACGTTCAAACCAAAGAAATCACGGGTACGGATAAAGTAAACGGCATTTCTTACATCGAACGTGAGACAGGTGAAACCAAGCACATTGAATTGCAAGGTGTGTTTGTACAGATCGGTCTGGTACCGAATACAGATTGGTTGGGTGACACGATTGAACGCACTCGCTTTGGTGAGATCGTGGTAGACAGCCATGGTTCTACAAACATCCCTGGTGTTTTTGCAGCCGGTGATTGCACGAACAGTGCTTATAAACAGATCATCATTTCGATGGGATCTGGTGCTACTGCGGCTTTGGGAGCTTTCGATTATCTCATCCGCAACTAA
- the ahpC gene encoding alkyl hydroperoxide reductase subunit C produces the protein MSLIGTEVLPFKAQAFQKGKFLEVTEANFKGQWSVVCFYPADFTFVCPTELEDLQNQYATLKELGVEVYSVSTDTHFTHKAWHSSSEAIGKVEYIMIGDPSHVISRNFDVLIEAEGLADRGTFIIDPDGVIQAVEISAGGIGRDASALINKIKAAQYVRNNPGEVCPAKWQEGGKTLKPSLDLVGKI, from the coding sequence ATGTCACTCATCGGAACTGAAGTATTGCCTTTTAAAGCACAAGCATTCCAAAAAGGTAAATTCCTCGAAGTAACTGAAGCAAACTTCAAAGGTCAATGGAGCGTAGTTTGCTTCTACCCAGCAGACTTTACTTTCGTTTGCCCTACTGAACTCGAAGATCTGCAAAACCAATATGCAACTTTGAAAGAACTCGGTGTGGAAGTATACTCCGTTTCTACAGATACTCACTTCACTCATAAAGCATGGCACTCCAGCTCTGAAGCAATCGGTAAAGTAGAATACATCATGATCGGCGATCCTTCCCATGTGATCTCCCGCAACTTCGACGTATTAATCGAAGCTGAAGGTCTGGCAGATCGCGGTACTTTCATCATCGACCCAGACGGAGTCATCCAAGCTGTTGAGATTTCTGCTGGTGGCATTGGCCGTGATGCAAGTGCTCTGATCAACAAAATCAAAGCAGCACAATACGTTCGCAACAATCCAGGTGAAGTTTGCCCAGCAAAATGGCAAGAAGGTGGCAAAACACTGAAACCAAGCCTTGATCTCGTAGGCAAAATTTAA
- a CDS encoding PH domain-containing protein: MPSPISAPQKCLSKDAFKVQLITEGITVVIGLVILAVLYYLDNRFAWKEWIGWSLHGLLVIGVIATIWSFVEPYFLYKSWRYDIDEDFLQMKFGVITERHFLVPMTKIQAVSTKQGPILRKYGLYTISIKTMGSSHEIPGLPGDVAAQLREQIAQYAKLKEVE; encoded by the coding sequence ATGCCATCACCAATTAGCGCACCGCAAAAATGCTTGTCCAAGGACGCGTTCAAGGTACAGCTTATTACCGAGGGGATTACGGTTGTGATCGGGCTTGTTATTTTGGCCGTACTTTATTATCTAGATAATCGTTTTGCCTGGAAGGAATGGATCGGATGGAGTCTGCACGGATTGCTCGTTATCGGCGTGATCGCGACGATTTGGTCTTTTGTCGAGCCGTATTTTTTATACAAAAGCTGGCGGTATGATATCGATGAAGATTTCCTGCAAATGAAATTCGGGGTGATCACAGAGAGACATTTCCTTGTCCCTATGACGAAAATCCAAGCAGTCTCAACAAAACAAGGACCGATTTTACGAAAATATGGACTGTACACCATTTCGATAAAAACGATGGGCTCCTCGCACGAAATTCCAGGATTGCCGGGGGATGTCGCTGCTCAATTAAGAGAACAGATTGCACAATACGCCAAATTAAAGGAAGTGGAGTAG
- a CDS encoding PH domain-containing protein: MEAKRYHPLTILFDLIIQVKHLFFPALILFVFNYDSTSAFITYGRIVFYFYVGGMLIYLLLKWVSYKYRLDETAFHLYAGIFTKTKQTIPFTKIQNVNRHTTLLHRIFKVTSIRFETGMVGDDSRVEFAVISLNEADRLEAYTKQGMRLEKEPEAEAEGKEGDATSSGEIGTPSATPERIIHFTPTKKEIIKASFTSLSFLGMITLLVWAYFKLTEYIDVEEQVVGIYSLIMSSWTFITLTAVGLLVLSIVFGMVTTYIRYGKYEISSDHERIYIAKGVIEETAFSIAKERVQAIKIKQSLLKRMLGLAEVKLTVVGGDSDSDKDKQDVSSLYPFLPVKRAYEMISEILPAYEVKEEMTSLPKKALWVRLVRSSWIWIIGTGALSYFKPNIWGWEQAWWVISIALTLIILAFEVIEFCNTRYTLNDHFIQFQTGSLTTTLFVSKREKIIEVNVKRGLLQKRLGLASIKTVNRAKPVSHKGVTDVPIELAEGFYQWYMGRRKEIKVE; the protein is encoded by the coding sequence ATGGAAGCAAAACGATACCATCCACTAACTATCCTTTTTGATCTCATCATCCAAGTAAAGCATCTGTTTTTTCCTGCGTTGATTTTGTTTGTGTTCAATTATGACTCGACAAGCGCATTCATTACATACGGGAGAATTGTTTTTTACTTCTATGTAGGAGGGATGCTGATCTATCTGCTTTTGAAATGGGTCTCGTACAAGTATAGGCTGGATGAAACGGCTTTCCATCTATACGCAGGGATTTTTACGAAGACAAAGCAGACCATTCCTTTTACCAAAATCCAAAACGTCAATCGACATACGACGTTGCTGCACCGGATTTTTAAAGTGACTTCTATCCGATTTGAGACAGGGATGGTTGGCGATGATTCTAGAGTGGAATTCGCGGTGATTTCTCTGAATGAAGCAGATCGACTGGAGGCTTACACGAAACAGGGAATGCGTTTAGAAAAAGAGCCTGAAGCTGAAGCCGAAGGGAAAGAAGGAGACGCGACCTCTTCGGGGGAAATCGGTACGCCGTCTGCCACTCCTGAGCGAATTATTCACTTTACGCCAACGAAAAAAGAGATTATCAAGGCTTCCTTCACTTCTCTCAGCTTCCTCGGGATGATTACGTTACTGGTATGGGCGTATTTCAAGCTCACCGAATATATCGACGTGGAGGAGCAGGTAGTAGGTATTTATTCGCTGATTATGAGCTCGTGGACATTTATCACGCTGACAGCCGTTGGACTACTCGTCCTATCCATCGTATTCGGCATGGTTACGACCTATATTCGTTATGGAAAATACGAGATTTCGTCGGATCATGAGCGGATTTACATTGCCAAAGGAGTCATTGAAGAAACAGCTTTTTCGATTGCAAAAGAGAGAGTGCAAGCGATTAAAATCAAACAATCCTTGTTAAAGCGCATGTTGGGTCTCGCCGAAGTCAAGCTGACGGTTGTCGGCGGGGATAGTGATTCGGATAAAGATAAACAGGATGTCAGCTCGCTCTATCCATTTTTACCAGTAAAACGTGCGTATGAGATGATCTCCGAAATATTGCCTGCTTATGAAGTGAAGGAAGAAATGACGAGTCTCCCCAAAAAAGCGTTATGGGTTCGCTTGGTCAGATCGAGCTGGATTTGGATCATAGGCACAGGTGCGCTTTCCTATTTCAAGCCGAATATTTGGGGGTGGGAGCAAGCGTGGTGGGTCATATCCATTGCGTTGACACTGATCATCCTGGCCTTTGAAGTCATTGAATTCTGCAACACCCGATACACCTTGAATGATCACTTTATTCAGTTCCAAACAGGGAGCCTAACTACGACTTTATTTGTCTCCAAACGAGAAAAGATTATCGAGGTAAACGTCAAAAGGGGTCTCCTGCAAAAACGGCTAGGGCTTGCTTCGATCAAAACGGTCAATCGCGCCAAACCAGTGAGTCATAAAGGGGTAACAGATGTGCCGATAGAGTTGGCGGAAGGGTTTTATCAGTGGTATATGGGACGTAGAAAAGAGATCAAAGTAGAATAG
- a CDS encoding VOC family protein: MAIKKLEHVGLMVKDLEASIAFYTEVIGMELKGKLSHSNGVITLAFLGFPGSTETELELIHGYNDSLPVEGKVHHLAFAVDNLEAEIDRLKQLHVSFIDQEITTLPNGSRYMFFKGPDGEWLELFESTRT; the protein is encoded by the coding sequence ATGGCGATCAAAAAACTGGAGCATGTGGGATTGATGGTAAAAGATTTGGAGGCCTCGATTGCCTTTTACACGGAAGTGATTGGGATGGAGCTAAAAGGAAAGCTCTCCCATTCCAACGGAGTCATTACGCTTGCTTTTCTTGGCTTTCCAGGAAGCACAGAGACAGAGCTGGAGCTCATTCACGGATATAACGATTCTCTGCCAGTAGAGGGCAAGGTCCACCACCTTGCGTTTGCTGTGGACAACCTCGAAGCTGAAATCGACCGTTTGAAGCAACTACATGTATCCTTTATCGATCAGGAAATAACCACACTGCCGAACGGTTCGCGTTATATGTTCTTCAAAGGTCCGGATGGGGAATGGCTGGAGCTGTTTGAAAGCACAAGAACGTAG
- a CDS encoding DUF421 domain-containing protein, protein MESIVEMIARAVLAFAIMMIITRMLGKQTIAQMTYHDFVAAITLGALTANLAFNNMIKISHMIVVLLTFSGIAYLLMILSLKNRKMRKWFSGQPTVIIQDGRILEDNMRKLKLSLDTLNQELRERNIFNIEEVQYAVLELNGEVSVLRKPQFLPVTRGDLKLKMGARQTFPIELIMDGQIIQSNLRQHSLTIEWLLSQVGKKGLSVAEVNYAVISSNGQIYFDPYDDHISNPIDKE, encoded by the coding sequence ATGGAATCTATTGTGGAAATGATTGCGAGAGCAGTACTGGCTTTTGCGATCATGATGATCATTACAAGGATGTTGGGCAAGCAGACAATTGCGCAAATGACGTATCACGACTTTGTCGCGGCGATTACTTTGGGGGCGCTGACAGCAAATCTTGCTTTTAACAACATGATCAAAATATCGCATATGATCGTGGTGTTACTCACTTTTAGTGGCATCGCCTATTTGCTCATGATCCTTTCTCTGAAAAACCGGAAAATGCGAAAATGGTTTTCGGGTCAACCGACGGTGATTATCCAGGATGGAAGAATTCTGGAAGATAACATGCGCAAGCTAAAGCTGTCTTTGGATACGCTGAATCAAGAGCTGAGGGAAAGAAACATTTTTAATATCGAAGAAGTTCAATATGCTGTGCTGGAGTTGAATGGAGAGGTATCGGTTCTGCGAAAACCGCAGTTTCTGCCTGTCACTCGTGGAGACTTGAAACTGAAAATGGGGGCGAGGCAGACATTCCCGATTGAATTGATCATGGATGGCCAAATCATCCAGAGCAATTTACGTCAACATAGCCTAACCATCGAGTGGCTACTCTCACAGGTGGGCAAAAAAGGCTTGAGCGTCGCAGAAGTGAATTACGCCGTGATTAGCTCCAATGGACAAATTTATTTCGACCCGTATGATGACCATATCAGCAATCCGATCGACAAAGAATAA
- a CDS encoding S-layer homology domain-containing protein: MVDKAELTVMIYRLFDRYRPYKANQKTDYSDYRIERFADVPKNHWAYTEISSIVTRDWWNAVRYSSNGYFFYPDTKLNRIGAANVLPVFMLENQDIPAAEVLQILSGMRDIPIILNQYSLDPNSPEAFFKQDGRYNEAGRDQTNILYPLLFGQNGDEILFTDDYSGILGTNLALLQKTGIMTAWNGKFEGGDMLTRSKKLSLFCTDFIPI; encoded by the coding sequence TTGGTAGACAAAGCAGAATTGACCGTCATGATCTATCGCCTGTTTGATCGTTACAGACCGTATAAAGCTAACCAAAAGACAGATTACAGTGACTATCGCATCGAGCGATTTGCCGACGTGCCCAAAAATCACTGGGCGTACACGGAGATCAGCTCGATCGTCACAAGAGACTGGTGGAACGCTGTCCGCTATTCTTCCAACGGCTACTTTTTTTACCCAGACACGAAACTAAATCGAATTGGTGCGGCAAACGTCCTGCCCGTCTTTATGTTAGAAAACCAAGACATTCCAGCGGCAGAGGTCTTACAAATCCTTTCTGGCATGCGGGATATTCCCATCATCTTGAATCAGTATTCGCTTGACCCAAATTCACCTGAAGCTTTTTTCAAGCAGGATGGTCGGTACAACGAAGCTGGGAGAGACCAAACGAACATCCTGTATCCGCTTCTCTTTGGCCAAAATGGCGATGAAATATTGTTTACGGATGACTACAGCGGAATCCTCGGAACCAATCTCGCGCTCTTGCAAAAAACAGGGATCATGACTGCATGGAACGGCAAGTTCGAGGGTGGAGACATGCTGACTCGCTCAAAGAAGCTATCACTATTTTGCACAGATTTTATACCTATTTGA
- a CDS encoding MBL fold metallo-hydrolase, producing MIHIHHQEDVACLEGIVRVGDWESGIYVYVTDGMLVDTGPKVLEQALVHRFQEASFDSVVLTHSHEDHVGTASWIAQHKQVPLFIHEKGVNICSQKAQYPFYRKLTWGIRDPFVAQPLGDVHHSRSIEWKVLDTPGHAHDHIALLDERTGRLFCGDLFMGVKTKVILREESVPTLMNSLRKVLACDFKSIFCAHSGYHPDGKTRLQQKLEHLENLSGEILHFHSKGLSPHAINKQLFTSKPPIITASSGEFDSLHIVTSVLAEHLPFPTPDSILEG from the coding sequence ATGATTCACATTCATCATCAGGAAGACGTGGCATGTCTGGAAGGGATTGTTCGCGTTGGGGATTGGGAATCAGGGATTTATGTCTATGTGACGGATGGCATGCTGGTTGATACTGGCCCGAAAGTACTCGAGCAAGCTCTCGTTCACAGGTTTCAGGAAGCCTCGTTTGATTCGGTCGTACTGACGCACAGCCATGAAGACCATGTCGGTACCGCCTCGTGGATTGCCCAGCACAAGCAGGTCCCTCTTTTCATTCACGAAAAAGGGGTGAATATTTGCTCGCAAAAAGCACAATATCCTTTCTACCGTAAGCTTACTTGGGGGATTCGCGATCCGTTTGTGGCCCAACCTTTGGGTGACGTCCATCACTCTCGCTCCATCGAATGGAAAGTTCTTGATACCCCCGGCCATGCCCATGACCATATAGCCTTATTGGATGAAAGGACCGGTCGCTTGTTCTGTGGCGATCTTTTTATGGGTGTGAAAACGAAGGTCATATTACGAGAAGAATCGGTCCCCACCTTGATGAATTCCCTTCGTAAGGTCCTCGCGTGTGACTTCAAGTCGATCTTTTGCGCCCATTCCGGATATCATCCAGACGGGAAAACACGCTTGCAACAAAAGCTGGAGCATTTAGAGAATCTGTCTGGGGAAATCCTGCATTTCCATAGCAAAGGGCTTTCTCCCCATGCAATTAACAAGCAACTGTTTACCTCTAAACCGCCGATCATTACGGCTTCATCTGGCGAGTTTGACTCGTTGCATATCGTCACATCTGTTCTTGCAGAACACCTTCCTTTTCCTACACCGGATAGTATACTGGAAGGATAA